CTCTAGCTAAATTCCGACGTTACGTTTCAATTGTTTCACTTACAGCATAGACTGTCCATGCAACCTGATTAACAAAAATTGATACAGAGATTGATATTTTTTTCCTATTGGCCTCAGACAGGGAAACTAACTTTACAAAGTGATGTGTACGCATTTGGAGTTGTTCTTCTTGAACTCTTGACTGGACGCAGAGCGCTGGACTTGAGCCAGGTGCCCACCAATCAAAACATTGTAATACAGGTACAAGATTGGTGATAACTTCCTATCAGATTCTTAATTAGTAACCTTGTCTATTAAAATAAAACATTCAACACTAACTTCTTGTTCACTAGGTGAGGCATATACTGAATGATCGTAAGAAATTGCGGAAGGTGATAGATCCTGAGATGAGTCGAAGTTCATATAACATCGATTCAATTTCCATGTATGCCAACCTAGCATCACGTTGTGTCCGTCATAACAGCACTGAGAGACCCTCGATGGCGGACTGCGTTAAGGAACTTCAACTTATTTTGTTTACAAATTCAAAAGGTCTGCGAACAGGATTGCATTTGTTCAAAATGCAGCCAAGAACAACCTGAGATATTCGTTTCTGAGGTGGGGCATTCTCAAGTTCAAAAAGGTTTTCTTTAGGCTGCATTGTGTTTCAATCAAGTATCATTCTTGATCCTTGTAGAGTATATCATGAACTAGTAGAAGTGGATGACTATGGGATTGAGACAAGAAAAGTTTTAGGAGACTGGATAATCAAGGTACACATGATTATTATTAGTAGTACTTCAGTAAGTCCTTGTTCTGTGCTATGGATGGTTGAATTCTCTTGTCGGTGTGGTATTTGCAAGACAGTTTTCTACTAGAAGCTTTAAGGAATGTTCTTCTCCTCATTATTATGGTGTGTGTGTACTTCTTGGCTTGTCAGCGGGCTATTAACCCTCAATTGTGCTTGTAAACCACTTGCTTCCATAATATGTATGGGCTTATGAGAATCATTCAGAGACGTGCAACCATTCTCTATACTTTTTAACTTCCAATGCTAACGATGATATAACATGACGCTTATCTATGGTGTGTTCAGATAGAGAGATTTATCAATTTTCTGGCTTTATCATTTATGGATCAGCAGAGCATAGAATCATTTATGGCTTTATCAGTCAGGGATTTATCATTTATGGATACATAGAATCAGTCCTATTAGATAGGACTTATCAAAGAAGACTTGTTGATACAGTTTTATGTGAGCTTCTCCACAGATTATAGAGGGGAGACCCATATGAGGTTCAGGGTAGTAACGATGTACCATACTAAAATCCAGAGTTCGTCGGATTACACCCTAACGACCTAAACAAATGCGCGACCAACTGTTAACTATACCAAAATATGAGACCCAAATACTAAAACTCACATAATACTGACTGATTACACCTTAAAGCATGTTCAGTTATCTTCACTACTATGCTAGTGACAGTTAAACTCCTATCTGGTTGATGATACTGAACCACACCTAAATGCACAGTTCACCATATTACATCTTAACGTATCTAGCACCGTTCAGTTACCTTCACCCCCAGGTGATCAAATTACATTTTATTATATAATACCAATTAGAAATTATATGTAGACACCTCTATATTCTTCTAATCAACATTCACAAAAATTTGTAGCACTATTTACAATGAGACTGATGGCCGAAGGCAAACCCAATTTCTTCAGCCAATTTTCTACCATGCAGTAACTCTTCGGCCAGTTCTCTACGATGCAGTAACTCTTGAAACCAGATAGATAATGAATGACACGTATGCTGCTATAACAACAAACACCAACGAACCAAACAACATTCCAGTCACTTCAACACGGATAAAATCCAACAGAAGGTAAGCATTTATCACCATCACCAGACCAGCCACAATCCATGCTGCCATCTACAGCAAGAAACCATCAGACATTGGTTAGGATTCTGAGGGATCAAGTTTATACAAAAGCAAAATTTAAAAGCTCGATCCAGTTAGTGGTAGcatcattgaaacattcaacTGTATAATCTGTTGGGCAGAAGAATCAGAATGTAACAAAGATTGCTCAATCAGGTTAACTAAATTTATTTAATCATGGGAAGTGAAACTTCATCCACTCTGATTTTGCGAAGTTCTCAACATCTCTCATGGTAAGTAGTTGCCAATATAATAATACAGTAATCTTCAGTGAATGCAAAGTAATTTTATGAACATGAGGATAAGGAAGACAAGGGCCTGTTCCCTGCAAACATTTCTAACATATAATGCTTTGAAGTTGGCCAAGACAATGTTAAAGTAACATATATTCAGGAACTCCAAAGTGGTGTCATATGTGTATACTAGGATCTTGTCGGGTAGGAACTCTTTATTTTATGACTATCGATCGCTAACAAGTTCGAATTTCTGTTATTAGCAACATTTTTGGAGGCTTTAAATCCGTATAAAGGTCTAATGCACTGGTATTCATCGCTATATTACGAAAAATCAAACACCAGAAAGATGGAGGTAACTGCTTACCTTGATACTGGGGCCAATTTTAAAGGTACCCATGATTTTCTCCTTCGAAACCAAGTACAGAAGTGGAATAAGTGCAAATGGAATTTGAACGGACTGAAGAACGTTAAGCCATTCATTCAAGACGTCCAAAGAACTTTCAGAACGGTTGAATATAAGGGCAACAATTACGGTTGGGATGATGGCACAGCTTCTCGTGATCAATGCCCTCAACCATTTTTTTAAACGAAGATTGAGAAAGCCTCCCATGATGAATTGCCCTGCATAGGTTCCAGTAAGGGTACTACTCTGCCCGGCTGCTAATAAACCAATACCCCAGATGTAGAGAATTGGAAGAAGTCCTCCTCCATACTTTTCTTCTAAATATTGCCCTGCATTAACAAGGCCAATGTGTTTGGCGTTACCTGTATCGTAGAACGATTTTGCAAACACAGTTGTCACAAACAAATTGATCATGAAGGAAATGATGAGAGCAACAGTTGCCTCAATTGAATAATAGTTCAGGGCTTCTTGAACCCGGCCTTTCTTTTCAATGTCTATTTTCCTTGACTGCACAAGTGCTGAATGCAGGAAGACATTATGAGGCATAATAACACAACCCACAACACCAACCGCTTGCTTTATCGTTTTAGAGCTAAGTTTTGGAACCAGAACACCTGCAAAGATAACAAAATTCAGTTTGCTTTCAGTTGTACAAAAAAGAAGGAAATAGAACAAGTTTATGCTCACATACCAATCAGAAGTTCCTTTCCACTAGGTTTGGTTTCACCAAACATCCAAGCAAATGAAATTGCCATTGTTCCAATAAGGACAGCAAAAACAGCTTCCAATTTCCTCACTCCATAGTTctcaagaaacaaaaagaaaaaactgtTCATATAACCAACTGCCACAACTCAGAAATCCATCTTAATGAACTAAGCAACAAAAAGAATcaaatcaacaaaatgaaaatttttaataTGACTTATTGATTAGTACTTTTGTATGGCAGGACATAAATTTTGATGACCAAAACATTATTTTAAAGCAAGTCTAGATCAATCATTTTACACCTTAAAGTCCTATGGGGCAAATTTTCAATATCATCCTAgaaggttttattttttattcttacACTTTATATTGTGTTTGCACACTGCACATCAGACTATGACCTGAGTTCAAAACTTTTCAGTATGTAGTAGTTACTGTGTGTGTCTGTGTGCCCATTAGACCTCTGAGATCAAAATTTGTCCATACCCTACTTCCTACTcataatttgaaaaataaaataaaataaaaaatgaaagtaATAACAAGGGGTTTTAAAATCTTACCAATCAGATGCAGTAATGAGAACACCAACCCAAAGAGGCAAGTAACCATTACTCAAAATCTGAATAGCAATAGCACTTCCAATAACTTCTTGAATATCAGCACCAATTAAAGCCAATTCAGCCATAACCCACAACAAAAGACTAACCCATTTAGGATATTCTTCTCTACATAATTCAGCTAAATGTTTACCAGTAGCAACACCAAGTCTAGCTGATAATAACTGAATTAATAACCCCATCATTGTTGCCCACATTAGTAACCATAATAACGAATACCCAGCAATAGCTCCTGATTGTAGATCTCCTTCTAAATTCCCTGGATCTAGAAACCCAATACTCATTAAAAAACCAGGTCCTGTAAATAACCACAGTTTCTTCCATGAAAATGGTGGTGTTACTGAATAATCTTCGATTTCTAATGATTCTATTACTACCATTTCACATGATTCATATgccttctcttcttcatcttcttcaatttctgGGTTTTTTTCAGTCACTAATAACAaactatgttcttcttcttctgctactACTGCTTTACTAAATTCAGAAGCCATTATTGCTGAATTACTGTGAtttgtttctttttctctctAAGAACAATTTATAGAAGAGAGGTGATCAACAATACAATAAATTAGGGCTTGCCGAGTACATATGAGGGACCTAACTTATTTGCGTACTAGGATTCAACAATGTCTTGTTTTGATTGTAGGGTAGGTGCGAGTCGTTTTCCACGCCATTGCTTAAATTTTCAGAGTATGGGACCTGCTGGGTGGAGAATGAGAACATGACATGCCCCTATGGTTTGTCTCTCCCTTCTGCTCAGTGACTCGATCTCCATTTCTGTCGTTATATTTGTTCCAGCAGACTTGTAAATGGCCCATGGGGTACTAGTTATGCACCCGTGCTCATTCGCCTTGCTTTGTTTACAAACCACTTGAGGGCCAAGTCTTGACACTATTAgtgggttagtccacgagtgagttggagggagtttaatgtattttgaattttggggatttggagggagtgtaagagagtatagggagtttgagagagtttggtgtgttgagtgtatggagtttgagagactctcccaaaatctccacttttttgagagatttggagtgaggcaaaaatacactataaactccccagaactcccaaaaaaaaaaaactccctatcattctaatttttaccactaacggggagtttaagagtttctttgaaactcccccacgactaacggggttctttagggagttggggagactcttctaaactctcccacgactaacggggattttgagactcactcgaactccctcacgactaacggtaaaaaacacaactacacccaactcccccaactcccttgaggactaacaccctgtatATTTATAAGAAGAATTCTATTATTGGGGGCtttaagagcagttcctatggaatgaacaaacttcaatgtttgttcattttgatcccactatggactcaataaacatgaaaaatggatgttgaaaccaataaatttgttggtttgtccaTTGAGTTGGAGGATGTAGCGAGCATTTGATGATAGGCTGGGCGAGCTTGCCTCAAACGCTGGCGTTGGAGACAAAACCGCTGGCGTTTTTCTGGCAGTGTGCGTTCTTTACTTAATCGCCAGAGCTTATCCTTCCAGCGCGCGTTTGTCATAGAAGCGTCAACGGCTGAATCTGGATGGATAGAAACTCTTGCAATCTAACAGCTATAATTTTttagttctataaatactcctcatttcaactccaaattcacacattcttcactctcaaatcatctacaaaaatgcctcccagagttcttggtgttagattcactaaacaagaggatttagttatttgtagagcctttgtttttcacacacaagatgttGTCATGAGTAATGTAGCCGATTCGACGTCGACTTTCTAGGAGAACGTTTACAGAATGTTCACCGCTGAAACTGGGAACATCCATGGGAGTGATTCTCATGGATTGCAgcatcgttttagtgtaattagtaTGAATATATTGGAGTTCGTCGCCCAACTAATGGAGAATCACCAAAATAATctcaacggtgaagccgaacatgaagtgtTGCCCATAACTCTAGCGATGTGGCAAGCATCTCACTGAggtcgtcctttcgacttccatgcttgtttcaacattcttaggatactcaacagatacgatccctacatcgtcctaggaattccaccacccgtCGAGAATTGACGCCTATATATTAGTTGTTTTAATTTAATGTATTTCTTgtattctcatgtatgatgtggttgttcaatgcagtgtgtttttatttatgaaattgatggtgcaatgtttaatcgaggaaaaatttaaattacttatgatattgatggttttagataatcgtaataacacaaaataaacaacaaattaaataacataataccatagtgaatcgatttttccttcaacttcaatcagcccactccaccaaaaagTACTTAGCACATTCCCAGACAGGCGCTTAAAGGAAAGTCGCGCGGTTTTACTACCAACGCCAACGGCTACATTTCCAACGGCTCGATTttctttctcgacctataaattccattcttcacatctccaaaatcacatcttctttttcttcttcttttataaaactcttaatctctctCACTCTGCAGAAATTTCTGTTAGAAATCGTGATCCATagtttactgaagaagaggatataactatatgcaaagcatatttttttcatagggtaatcactggtaTGGGCTTTCAAGACggttctttttgggagaacgtttttTCAACGTTCGTTTCACTGACGAGAAACCCAGGAAACCAAGATGCTCGTTGATTGCGTGCTCAttttcaatctattaggcttACAGTCCAGCCATTTGTTGCTCTGGTAATGGAAATCGATCGAGAAAATTTCATCGGTGTAattgaagatgaagtgatccaaacagctcTTAATAATTAGGAGGAAGCTCACGGCAAACCTTTTCGTTACGAAACgtgttttagaattctaaaatATGGTCTATCTCAAGCACATTTGtactgcactcgaatgccgcTCCCGatctttacaatggaagaagatgttactcttgttcgatgttggatACATAGTTTGATGAGACCAGTGAACAGTGATTgtttctgggaaagagtattgggacattttgtagcatcgcggaccaaaaccataagaaacagtaagagcctagaactaagatttgcattcatcactaaggaagtcaaacattatacttaagttttgtggatggttcaccgtagctattctggattatccaacgaagaactggtgagtatcttacctttgtcctcattgatcaactgcatcataaatatctgaacttgttgtttatctgttttgcAGAAAACaatcgctcagaccaagtttactgaagaaagcggaagagagtttaagcattttgaatgttataaactctacaaagagaatgtcgctggatttgatgtttttgttgtggtttattaaaatgtagtttgatgttatttgcaagtttaaattgtaataaatttcgctTAATCTGGAGTGGAAATctctattttaaaatctaaatattttcattcattgatgccaattcttttacaagatataaacttagaaaataataaaacgtactaaacaacttcaataaaaatcgagtataagttttggcctcctgtttatcttcatttgacgtatcttccattcaacgcgctctttgacagtttcgcctttgtttttgaattttttgttgttaactttcaaaactggagctcttctttgccttttagcggaacattttcttgtatcaacttcaaaaacttgcacttccctcttacaattttcaatctttttaaaatttccacatatcttagaaacggcagcttcaagttttgcatcgcaaaaaagtatGATCACCTTTTCGGCCATtgagaaatagattttagaagagaaaattcaagagaagtgaattttggtgtgagtaaattgtttgaaattgatggtaatttatagaggtacaaagttaattttgaattttaaaaaactACCCATTGGCGTTTTTGCTACAAACGCCAGCGTCATATGTTAAAGCGTCGCGTTGAAGTTTAGAGCTCCAGCGCTTGTCCTACCAACGTCGGCGCTTTACCTACAAACTCCAGCGTTTGTCTGTCGCTCGCGCGCTTAATTATCTAACGCCCtgtgctttaccatagtggaaaaaccAATTTAGCCATCCACCTGGTTCAACAAAGATATGGGTTTGTTCATTCTCATAGGAATTTCCCTAAGCCTTTAACCATTTTGGTTTCAGACTTAATAGGATTCTAGTATCCTGAATGTGTATATGGGGACTTAATATAagtaaaagttcaaaaaaaaactcTTCCTCTATAACTAAACCGGCCATGTCTTTTGCTTTTGATTAGTTTAGAAGGTGAGATTAGAAGTTAAGATTTAAAATTGTGTTTCGGAAATAGTTTATGACTGGGAGTTCAGCTTCTCCCAACCTTAAATCATCTCTCACAATTGGAAAAATAGGATTTCCTGGTCATAATTACTTGTCTACATTTCCAAGCCGTATATAGTTATGTTTTCCGGAAAGAAAATTTGAGGTCGGGTTTACGGCCAGATATTTCCAACCATAACTCATATTTACGGTTAGGAGTGTTCATTTCCCAGTTGTATGTCATACTTACAGCCGGGAGTTCTTCATTTTCTATCTGTAATGTGTTACGGCTGGGTCGATATTATTTCCCAGCTGTAACTGCAAAAAGGATCCAGATTTTAACGTATTTTAACGGATTAGAATCAACAAAATTGTAACAGGAGTTAAGTACGAGGCTTTCTTgactattttgatgattttttttgtcATATTCTTttgagtttttcaaaaaaaaatcaagaaaaaattgAATTTCAAAATATAAATCAAATCCTTAAGTTAATTCAATCACTAATCTTAATTAGTTTTGTAAATCAAGTTCATTAACTAATAAGTCGAGGGAATAGTATCATTAGTAAAAATAGTTGGATAACGGTTTTAGGGATTACTATTTCACGATTGTGAGCGCCAAAAACTCATCAACCGCAGCCGGTTTCTATTTTGCAGTAAATTACGTAAAAACTTCAGCTTTATAATAATTTAGCACCCTTAGATAACGATATTTAATATAAAAATCCAAGTTTGAAATAATTTAGTACCCTCCGATAGTAATATTTGATAGAATTTTGTATTGTAATTTTTCTCATGTTTTCTCTCGCATATTTTTATATAGATAAGAAGCGAAAGCTactgtttgtacccaaaaattaCTCCTACGTAAAACAATATACTGTCGAACTACTTTCTTTAGGTTCGGAAACCAAAATCGTACAAAACGAGCCTaagccaagacaatggtcgttcacGTTTTGCTTAGgttacaaagagagaaaattGCTTGATATTAGGGGAAGGAAAGCAAAGAAATTTGAGGAAATCAATAGTGATTGAATTGTTGTGTGTAAGGTTATCGAACTATAAAAGAAGTAGGGCTTGAGAATGGTAAGACTGTTCTATTTCCTGAACAGAAAAAGGCGCCTATTTATAGTTTTAAAGAACACACATTGTTTCCTCATAAGTAGTGGAAGTCGTGAAGATATGGAGAGATGGAAATAGTTCAGGTAATGGTAAAGTTACTCCCATTATGCCAGTGAAGTTTCCAGAATCTTGTAAACCATTACTCTATCACTCCTTTTAACGCTCTTAACCGTCACTACTATTTGTTACTTCTTCATCACGGGGTGTTTCCACGCTGCATGTTGTTGTAAACCACCATATCAATAGCCTATGGAATTCCCCCCATATAACATGCtttgatttctcgtaggaatTAGTGGAGTCATGGACTACTTCTTGTATCGACTAAGTCATAGCCATGGGGTATTTCGACTCAGTGCTCAGCTCTCGATAGGTTGTCCTAGTTTGTTATAATAACATAACTTAGATTCATGGTTCATGTGAGTAATAAGAAGTTTGTCGTAAGATAGAATTATCGATAGGCTCACGGCAACTTAACATTCCCATGACATATTTGTGGCATGTTGATCATGCTAGTCACAATAGTGCACCTAGGTGCCATAAGCATATTTGAAGTGTTGGCAAGGTGTTGGGACATGATAGCGTTGGCCTCGGTAGACATTGGTCAAGTTGGCTTGGGAGGCCAGCTAATGTTGTTGTCCTGGGACGCGGCCAATGTTGTCCTGGGACGTTGAAAAATAGCATGGGACGCTGGCCAAGTTTCCTTGGGACGTTTGGTGGTGCGGGTACACGAACCAATGTTGTCTTGGGACGTTGGATAATGACTTTGGAAGCTGGCCAAGTTGCATTGGGACGTATGATGGCGCGGAATACTAGACAATGTTGGCGTGGGACGCAACCAAGTTGACTTGGGACATTGGCCAACATTGGCATGAGACATTTCCAATGGGATGCGGCTAATATTGGCTTGGTAACTTATCTTACCTACTTAGTCCAACATCTTGGCCATGGCCATGTGTGGTTGGTGTtggaattttgttagtaccctGGAGAACACTTTCAAGGAATTCAACCGTGGAAGTTCTGCGACTTGATGTGATGTTCAATACAACTTCGTACTACATCGTATGCTTCTAATAGtatttttattcaaaaaatggCATAGAATGTTATTCTGAATATTTATAATTTGTATCATCAGTATACAATAATTATTACATGGCAACTTGTATGTTCGTGGATAAAATAACGAGAGTTCGCCGAGTGAAGCTCTGAAATCTTGCAAGCATACACATCTATATGAAAGCTACGAGGTCAATGTTGTCATTATATGGATGCGCACTCTCAATTCTATTATGGAATATATATATTGTAGAAGTACGAATCTATAATTCTGATCTCGGGTCAGGAATTCATACATATTTATTTCATGCTTTTGCAGCTGGGAAAAAGTGATATTATAATTTTCTCCATTGTcaaaaatccatcatcaacaaTTACTAACAGAGATTAGATAAAACAGGTACGTCCCACATATAAGAACTTTAGTTTCTTCCTCCATCCTTAGGTAGTTGCTGTATGTCCAGGAAAGTTTCTAGTTTTGATAAACTTACATATCACTTTTCCAAAAGATTTAGGACCCAAAAGCTGATCGACTTCGGAGTTGgtcgtccaaaaaaaaaaagtgtcccTCCTTGAAGAGTTCTTTCTGATTTTGACTTGTGCCAAGCAAGTCGAAACTTTTGCACTTCAGTTGAGAAGCCTACTCCAAAGCATCTTGACCAGTTATGTAATCTCCTTCCTCTTTTCCATGGGATTTGAATCCCCTTATTCTTTTGCCAATAATTTGTCCTAGGAGCAAGAGCTATGGAATTAGTGTTAAAAACACTTATTCACTACCAAATCCAATGAGAGACTAGTTGAAAGAGGGGTTTTCGTACCATGCGAAAGACAAATTTATGCACTTTtttgttattaaaaaaaatccaaGCAGCTAAACATTAGAcgctttccttttttttattgaatttttattaataaaacttgAGTGGGGTCCATAGTAAAGAGTTTGAAATGTATTAAAATTTTAAATAATTCTTGAGATGCATATCTTCAGCCGCTCAAGGAGTATTTTCTTCAAGCGGCTGATTTCAAGCCACTAGGTATACACTGTCAAGCACTTCTTCACTTGAAGGAGTGTATGAAAAATTTTGGTCGATGGGATGAGTGTTCTTATCCCATAGTAGCATCTAATTTGGTACTTTTTGAGAACACTCCTTCATATTGAATGAGTGTTCTCATTTCATATCCTTTGCTCTAAAGGACCTATAATAGACACATCAATCCATGTTGGGCATATGTTTCTATcgtaaacaaataaaaaatcaaagagaTATGCAAATGCACATTCTGATTGCAACTTTCATAGGAGAAAATTGTCCTCTTATTGACACTCCTTAATTAGAGTTCAAGGCTAGTGGTTAGATGCTTTATAATTTGCTTTGATGTGTGCTTAGGGAAAAATGTACTACGTTGACATACAAATTCATATATGGCATTCCATATGTAATAATAGATAATGATGCTCCAACGCAACAACTGTCTAGTACAGTGGTAAAGGCACTCCCTTTCGTCTATAGTGCGGGCGGGGGTAGGGGGATCGATTTCCAACTCCCATTTTCACCAATTTTCTCTATGGATAGAGCTGAGATTGGATCTTGTTGATGTGATGGCAAATTTGTTAGAAGTGGGGCTAGTCCAGCTTGATAGGTATGCTCAAGGAGTCTACCTAGTTGTAtcgtataaaaaaaaaatcttatctaAGAACCAAACTGAGTCACTCGAAAATTTCTGTTAAACCAACTAGAACG
Above is a genomic segment from Papaver somniferum cultivar HN1 chromosome 10, ASM357369v1, whole genome shotgun sequence containing:
- the LOC113318638 gene encoding metal transporter Nramp2-like, with amino-acid sequence MASEFSKAVVAEEEEHSLLLVTEKNPEIEEDEEEKAYESCEMVVIESLEIEDYSVTPPFSWKKLWLFTGPGFLMSIGFLDPGNLEGDLQSGAIAGYSLLWLLMWATMMGLLIQLLSARLGVATGKHLAELCREEYPKWVSLLLWVMAELALIGADIQEVIGSAIAIQILSNGYLPLWVGVLITASDCFFFLFLENYGVRKLEAVFAVLIGTMAISFAWMFGETKPSGKELLIGVLVPKLSSKTIKQAVGVVGCVIMPHNVFLHSALVQSRKIDIEKKGRVQEALNYYSIEATVALIISFMINLFVTTVFAKSFYDTGNAKHIGLVNAGQYLEEKYGGGLLPILYIWGIGLLAAGQSSTLTGTYAGQFIMGGFLNLRLKKWLRALITRSCAIIPTVIVALIFNRSESSLDVLNEWLNVLQSVQIPFALIPLLYLVSKEKIMGTFKIGPSIKMAAWIVAGLVMVINAYLLLDFIRVEVTGMLFGSLVFVVIAAYVSFIIYLVSRVTAS